TACGTTTAGATTTGCCGTTCAAGTATATCAGGAAAGTCGCATTTTAGCAAGTTAATCTGAGATTTGGTTAAGTTCCATTATAAGTATCATGAGTGTTATACGCTTTCATCTGAGTCATTTAATTGAGCCGCATATAAAATCCCATTCCATCCCAGACCTTGAGGGCGAGTAACACGGACGGCTCTACGGGCACGACAAGAATGATTTTGATTTCGCTCATTGCATTGCGGGTGACTGGACGAAAAAGGAATGTTTTCTCGATCCAGAGCTGGCATTGGTCGAAATGTCGATATAAGTATATTCATCGCTTTTGCGTGACCGAATATATGCATAAAGGGGAAAATATATAATGGATGATATCATGCAGTGTGTCTGAAATATATAcagaaaacatttgtttatGCGTGAATTAACGCATATTCGCTGCACATGTAAATTCCTCATAAGTGATGACGTGTTACCTACTTTACAGTAGGtttctttcttttgtttgtttgtttgtttgttttttatctgTTGTTTTTCGATATGAAGGCGTCACACATGGCAAGGCAATAAGAACAGTGTGGCTCATGTCCCGACCATTAGCCCCAAGTACTTCCTGGTACCTATTGCACATCACATTACACTGCTTCAGGCGACTTGTTAACGTCCACACATCGATACATCATGATTCTTCCATCCTGGAAAAGAAACTATAAAAATGAACCAAACAAGGTCCGTTTATAAGAAAGACCTCAACAACCATATGGTTTAAGGTTAAAGAGCAAAGAAATTCACAATAGCAAGGATTTTAATTATTCAGATAAATAGTCACTGAATAATAAACTCTTACATACCGTTACACTGACACTgataatgtcaacaaaaaccgTTTCCCACCCattaatgaaacatacaactttagggattacaacttcttgtttctTGGGttatgcgacgtttcgatgcagattcttacatcgttaccTTGGGTTAATACATAAAGTTTTATGTTTCTTTTTGGACTCACCAATTAGTGCCATCCATTACTGACAAGATACAGATACAAGATACAGTGATAAGGAACATAATCCATTTAGTTTACAGACAGATGCATTTGAAGAAattcattaaaaaatataattctaGATAACAGTTAGTGATATTAGTTAATGGTATCGGTAAAAAGAATTTCGATTACGTCCAATTTACGAGTTGCAGATACCCTTCAATGACTGTGTAAGGCATGTCtttaatttatttcaaaatatttttaatacaaATAATATGCATTTATCAGTAATGTcataataaatatggtattgCTGTATCGCTTAACCATTTCGTTTTAatgtcgtgttatcgctatcTCATTTGTGGATGTATCGAACGTATTAGTATTGATACAGTGATGACCCCCCAACCACTACACAACCCACTGTTCCGGGATATGCATTCTAATTATAAATATTGACCAAACATTTCCACATTCATATGACATGGAAATTGATATATCGTCTGCTGAGATCAGATTGCACTGTAAATTTAAACGCACCTGTCACATTATTGCATGCATATACAGATCTTCATGGGAATGATCTGAAATCAGGATTGGAGTCGAACATGCACGGTACACTGATGTACCGCGCAGACAGGTCGACAAACAGATCCACTGCAGTTTTGCTATATCGGGATTTATTGAGAAAATATTTCGTCGACACTCAAGGATCGAAATTGTGTGTATCttgaatacacaatgctatTGTGATGTGAAACGGTGGTTGTTGAGTGGGTTACATGACTGACTTGCGATCGGTGTGGCGGTTTGGTGCCTCACTCTGAGAGTGAGTTTTTGAATCGTGGACGTGACATAACCTAACAAGAGCACTAGGATCTGTACTATACAGAAAATGGTTATTGCCAGTTACAACATACGTTACGAGTGGTGTAACCATCTGGTGTTCTTCAAGTACATACATTGGTACGGTCGTGTGTACATGCCGTTGATAATGGATCATGTGTTTCAAAAAGAGGGCTGCAATACTCAGATTCCTTACTTGATATTTTTATCGCAACTTCATATATGCGTGTCTCACAAATGCCTATTCATCGCGAATCAAAATGTCTTGATGTCATTGAGTGGATACGAAATTATATTTGGGTACGGGGTGGttagtgatttttttttttaggtTTTAGCATCTTCAAAGCCTCTAAGAATACAAATTTCTGTTTTAGAAAAAAGGAACCGGCTGTCTGTCAGCACCGAGGTAGAGACTTTTCAACCATGACCAGTGTTCTGGACTACATGAAGATACTCCTCCGGCTGCCACTGCACCAGTCAACTCTTCCAGTGACGAAAGTTGCTCTCATGTTCAAGGAACCTTACATCCTCAGCGGTTACCGGCCAACTAACAAACCATGGACCTACTATTTACTCAGTTTCTTCCAGCTTCATAACGAGTCAGTCAATGTCTGGACGCACAGTCTTGCCTTCGTGTTGGTCCTGACGCAGATGTATAGACTAAGTGTATCCATTGACTTTCAAACCAACAAGGACGCGGCCACTATTATCGGCTTCAGCATTGGCGCTCTTATCCAAGCCTTTCTGAGCGCAGCTTGCCATCTCCTTCACACAAAGTCCCCGTGGTGGCACTACATCTGGTTCCTGTTGGATTATGCAGGAGTTACCTTCTGTAGTTTTGGAACAGGACTAGCTTGCTTCTACGTTTGCTCACATAAGTATATTTATGGGCTAGTTGAAAATGTATTCTTGCCGTTTAATGTATTAATGAGTTGGATGGGGTTCTGTTCATGTTGTATTGCAAAACTATGTTTTAAGGACCCTTACTGCAAAGGAAGAAAGCTGTTGATGGTATTTGCATTAGGTTCCCAAGCTTTCCTCTTGGGTATCCCAGTCCTTGCCAGATACGTTCCCTGTATCCTGGACGACGAATGCAGCCTTTCTTCCCTCACACATCTCCACTTCGTCTTCATTTTCCTGATATGCGATGCTCTAACCTTCTCTACTCACTTTCCAGAAGCGCTCAAACCAGGGTATTTCGATGTTTTCGGCCACGGACACCAAATATTCCATATAAGTACATTGATCACCATGATAGTTGAAATGGAAGCTATTCGAACAGATATTCTCTCTGGCGCTACTGCGCATACACGTCCAGATCTAACCTCATTCCTGGCGGCATTTGTAGTTTTAATAGTCGTTGAATTGTTAACGTTAGTGAGTATGAGGGGGCTCATTAACACAAAGGTGAAAGAAGTTCTAAGTGCATCAAAATCTGACTGAATGGAAACCATCAGTGTTACATAGTGCATTTAAAGTACACACATGCCAGAAATGATCATGTGTATAAATGTAATATGCATTACATAGAAAGTGGTATGCTGTTTCACATCAACACTGCCCATATTACGCTTCCCTATACAGTAGACTGCTCATGACGAGTCTGGGAGGTAATAATCGTAATCGACAGGTGTTTGTTATATTCCATGTGTCTGTTTACGGTTGTGTCTTATTCCGTGTGTTATATTCCATGTGTCTGTTTACGACTGTATCTTATTCCATGTGTTTTATTCCATGTATCTGTTTACGGTTGTGTTATTCATGTTATAGTTTCATGTTATGGGATGTTTTTCCGATGAGTGCGTCGTTTTACACTGATAACTTCTAAGCGGCGCTTACGAACTGACTTTGTTGGAGACGAATGGAAACTCATGCTTTCATCAATTATTTTGGATTATTGTTAGTAATTGTCCTAAAATATTAACAGATCTAATACCTTGCTATATATCATAGTGTAGTATTCTTAGATAAATCACTTCTGGTGCAGCATTCTCAACGCCAACCTTGTGAAATACAAGTCGTGCTTGTCTGCTGAACATAAGCATTTgcttgtgtgtaagataaatgAGCGCTTCGGTGAATCTCCTAACGTGTCACTTCTCGGTGGAGCGGAAACCATATTTCTGAATAATTCAGAGTTCAAAACTATAGTGGGCAAGATGTGACGCTGTTAGACAGGCGGGGATAAACACGGACAACAATCTCAAATAGTGACTTAGACTGGTGAGAGAGCTGACAGACAGTTGTCTGCTCACCGGTAAATTACGACGAAACTGAATCATATCACCACGACctaaccatatatatatttcgCTTGCACGACATTTGGTACAGGTACTAAACCGTTGAACAGAGAGGCACGTTCACGTTTTTCGTCCGCTGTTGTAGTGCATCCATGATAACAAATGATTATATGTCTCCATTTTGCATTGATTCAAAGTCTGGACACTGCAGTTGCTTCCTTAGCCGTCCAAATATTGTAAGAGATCTGTGCCATGAAATGGCAACAGAGACATGATATACACTGAGTTGTCGAGGCTGGTCGTGACTTGTTTTGGGTCGATCGAGACTCAAACAACAAGCATTTATGGGCATGATATTAGAAAGCAGTCGTTTCTGTAGCTGTTTTTTCCGATAGTCGTGGAACTTCAAGTATACTCTTTATTGTTCTTTACACATACAAATACGTGTGATTGTGAGAGGGGGTATAACGAGAGCCACTTTCCAACTAGATATTTCCATTTCAACAGTTTTAGTGTTCACAATACATTTGCCTTACATTGCCTTTCACCTACTATTGAGGATGTATGGTCTCCTTGCATTCATGTATTCGCAGTTTGCGAGTTATTACTAATGTTAGAAGCGGCGTGGCAGTATGTTATAGTGTACTAGTACTTTGAAATGTATTCTTGTGCAGAAAAGGTGTCTTGTCGTAATTCTGAATTATGTCATTCCGCCATGTCCAATGTGCTTCCGATGTGATTTTGTGTTTGATAAACATATCACTCAACCAGTGCCTCTGTTTAAGACTTCAActgtacattttgtgaaaaaaaggtaaatatatattatatttcttTCAACACGTGTCGTGTCATCGTTATGGCAAATGATCTGTGTCTTTCCATCAAACTCGTGTTTACTGTTATAATGCCAGCATATTCCCTTATTACTTCTATTGTTCTCATATTTCTTCTTTTGTGGGTGCAGATGTCATCTCATGTGTCTGCTCACACGTACGGATTTAAAGAATGCACACTAACATTATGTTGTGTACCTTCCTAAAACAACGGATCCTGTATTACCTTCTCATGAGAAGTTCACATGGCGAGATATTACGTTTAATCATATTTGTCTTGCATGATCATAAATGATGGATGTTCAGTAAAAATAAGTGACTTTTCCACTTGTAAACAGATATAAAAGTAAACGTTAATGTAGCATATGCTGAGCACGGAATACTGAAACTGTTGGATTTCACGCTGCTTTTTATATGAAGATGGATATCACCATTGTCATTCCACATATTCAAGGACACCTCAAGGAACGTTCTAAAAGCTCAGACGGAACAGTATCTCTAGCGTTGATGTGTGATATTGCAGTCTATATTTTCGCCACTCCAGCACGCAGTATATTCAACATGTCCGATAAAAGTGGTGATTAAGTCGtctagggaccgttcataattatAGCTTGGGGAAATGATCCTGATATTTGCGGGGAAGCTTGTACGTTTAAAATGCGCACGACACCCTTTGCACTTTATGAACAAAGTGACACTTCCACATAACACCCCCCTTGCATTTTATGATGCAAAGCGACACCCCGTGCATGCCATGTACAAATGCAATTTTTCTCTCCCACTCTTACTCTtagtctctctctctttctctctttgtcTCTTCTCTCTcgatctctctctctttctctctctctctctctctctctctctctcacacacacacacacacacacacacacacacacacacacacacacaccccagcCATAAAGTAGTCCATTAGCAGTTCAAGACTCATTGCTAGGGCATACTCAGGAGACAATCCAGTTAACAAGACAGCATGCGAACGGTGCACAAAAAAGAATTGTATCCCTTGCTTGAGAAAACGACTGTTTATATCTAGGATTTATTATCAATATAGCCGTAATGACACATGCACATTTCAATCGAAACACGCCTTAGGCTACGTGATCTGGGTGAACAACCGGTCCTGGTCACGCTTCACGAGTTCGCGTTTTGCTTCGTCACTGCTGGGCTATAGAATTAGACCGGGTTGTTTTCATCGCCAGAGGTCAAAGCGAGATATACTGTGAATGATGAATAATTCTGTGCCAGAAGAAGGTTGTAGTTATTGCAGTCTGTATTGAACCTGGACGCTTGGGTGCTGACAGCAGTTGCGAGAGGGGCTGTTCTCAGGGTAACCGCCGTAACATAACCTCATGTAAGATACTTTAGATTTACCGCTGCACTTGTGAAAGCATCATATCAGGTAAGTAAAATCGCTAATTTAATATGTGGACGTATTGTTACTTCGTATTGTGATCTGAACTTGCTTGCATCAGCTACTACTAAATTAGTTCCGCGTCAAACGCGCGATAACATAACGAAGTGTAGATTTTGCCGCACCCTATTTCCTGGTTCGGATTCGTGTTGGTGTGTAAACACTGGAAACTGTGTACTGTGAATTCCCCAAACACTCATTCCCCAAACATACTACAGTGGCTTTATTGTATGTTGAAAGGTATAATGTACGTGTGTTTGTAGATGGACAGCTCAGAGTATCACgtcaatagatatattttaatcgcctGCCGTGATTACACATACATCTGTCACTTCGGTACAACACCTGTCGCCATGCTCAATCGTGCAGATATCAGATCATACAGTACCCACGATTGTCAGAACAGTTCAGTTGAATGCGGATCATGACGCCGGAATTTGCGACCTGTTGTCCATATGTCATCATGACCTTTCGTGTATCCCGCAAACAGTTTGCTACACTTGCTGTAGTTGTTATATCCTGAAACTCGAGACTATCGACCGCATCGATCGATTGGCTAGGCCAGTTACAAGTAGCTCAATGTGCTTTCTCACGATGACTAGTAAGGCCGCTGTGAGTAAGGAAACAGCACAACATTTATGCTTCAGTTTTCAGAAGAGGCCATTGCTAAAAACAAAGGATGAACTGTAATCGATAGGTCGTGTTGAgtatgtttttagcaatatcccagcgatgtcacggcgggggacagcaAATGAACATGGGGAATATAAAAGAAACATTTACTGTAATGTCCTAGCTTTACGTGCCGTATCAGTTGGGCTGAAACGCaatgtttaactgaaatactgacCGAATCAGCGTTAAACTCAACCATCAACTTTTATA
Above is a genomic segment from Haliotis asinina isolate JCU_RB_2024 chromosome 7, JCU_Hal_asi_v2, whole genome shotgun sequence containing:
- the LOC137290883 gene encoding membrane progestin receptor alpha-like isoform X1, which translates into the protein MQRKKEPAVCQHRGRDFSTMTSVLDYMKILLRLPLHQSTLPVTKVALMFKEPYILSGYRPTNKPWTYYLLSFFQLHNESVNVWTHSLAFVLVLTQMYRLSVSIDFQTNKDAATIIGFSIGALIQAFLSAACHLLHTKSPWWHYIWFLLDYAGVTFCSFGTGLACFYVCSHKYIYGLVENVFLPFNVLMSWMGFCSCCIAKLCFKDPYCKGRKLLMVFALGSQAFLLGIPVLARYVPCILDDECSLSSLTHLHFVFIFLICDALTFSTHFPEALKPGYFDVFGHGHQIFHISTLITMIVEMEAIRTDILSGATAHTRPDLTSFLAAFVVLIVVELLTLVSMRGLINTKVKEVLSASKSD
- the LOC137290883 gene encoding membrane progestin receptor alpha-B-like isoform X2, coding for MTSVLDYMKILLRLPLHQSTLPVTKVALMFKEPYILSGYRPTNKPWTYYLLSFFQLHNESVNVWTHSLAFVLVLTQMYRLSVSIDFQTNKDAATIIGFSIGALIQAFLSAACHLLHTKSPWWHYIWFLLDYAGVTFCSFGTGLACFYVCSHKYIYGLVENVFLPFNVLMSWMGFCSCCIAKLCFKDPYCKGRKLLMVFALGSQAFLLGIPVLARYVPCILDDECSLSSLTHLHFVFIFLICDALTFSTHFPEALKPGYFDVFGHGHQIFHISTLITMIVEMEAIRTDILSGATAHTRPDLTSFLAAFVVLIVVELLTLVSMRGLINTKVKEVLSASKSD